A portion of the Streptomyces sp. NBC_00376 genome contains these proteins:
- a CDS encoding ATP-dependent DNA helicase: MTKPSLPELLHAAVTAVGGTERPGQAAMAEAVAAAVDDNSHLLVQAGTGTGKSLGYLVPALAHGERVVVATATLALQRQLVERDLPRTVDALHPLLRRRPNFAMLKGRSNYLCLHRLHEGVPQDEEEGLFDQFEAAAPSSKLGQDLLRLRDWSDDTESGDRDDLTPGVSDRAWAQVSVSSRECLGASKCAYGAECFAELARERAKLADVVVTNHALLAIDAIEGAPVLPQHEVLIVDEAHELVSRVTGVATGELTPGQVNRAVRRAAKLVNEKAADALQSASEGFERVMELALPGRLEEVPEDLGYALLALRDAARTVISALGATRDKSVQDEDAVRKQALASVETIHGVAERITQGSEYDVVWYERHDRFGASLRVAPLSVSGLLREKLFTERSVVLTSATLKLGGDFNGVGASLGLAPEGTAGDDLPQWKGLDVGSPFDYPKQGILYVARHLATPGRESSRTDMLDELAELVEAAGGRTLGLFSSMRAAQAAAEELRGRLDKPILLQGEETLGELIKNFAADPETCLFGTLSLWQGVDVPGASCQLVIMDRIPFPRPDDPLMSARQKAVEEAGGNGFMAVAATHAALLMAQGAGRLVRATGDKGVVAVLDPRLANARYGSYLRASLPDFWYTTDRNQARRSLAAIDAAAKADGK, encoded by the coding sequence ATGACGAAGCCATCCCTCCCCGAGCTCCTGCACGCCGCCGTGACCGCCGTCGGCGGTACGGAACGACCTGGTCAGGCCGCCATGGCCGAGGCCGTCGCAGCGGCCGTCGACGACAATTCCCATCTGCTCGTCCAGGCCGGCACCGGCACGGGCAAGTCCCTCGGCTACCTGGTGCCCGCGCTGGCGCACGGGGAGCGGGTCGTGGTGGCCACGGCGACGCTTGCGCTCCAGCGCCAGCTCGTGGAGCGCGATCTTCCGCGCACGGTCGACGCACTGCATCCGCTGCTGCGCCGGCGCCCCAATTTCGCCATGCTCAAGGGGCGGTCCAACTACCTCTGTCTGCACCGGCTCCACGAAGGGGTGCCGCAGGACGAGGAGGAGGGGCTCTTCGACCAGTTCGAGGCCGCCGCCCCGTCGAGCAAGCTCGGTCAGGACCTGCTGCGGCTGCGGGACTGGTCCGACGACACCGAGTCCGGTGACCGCGACGACCTCACGCCCGGAGTCTCCGACCGTGCCTGGGCACAGGTCTCCGTCTCGTCCCGCGAATGTCTGGGCGCCAGCAAGTGCGCGTACGGCGCGGAGTGCTTCGCCGAGCTCGCCCGGGAGCGGGCCAAGCTCGCCGATGTCGTCGTCACCAATCACGCCCTCCTCGCCATCGACGCCATCGAGGGCGCGCCGGTGCTCCCGCAGCACGAGGTGCTGATCGTCGACGAGGCCCATGAGCTGGTCTCCAGGGTCACCGGAGTGGCCACCGGCGAGCTCACCCCCGGTCAGGTCAACAGGGCGGTGCGCCGGGCGGCGAAGCTGGTCAATGAGAAGGCCGCCGACGCGCTGCAGAGTGCGTCGGAGGGTTTCGAACGGGTCATGGAGCTGGCGCTCCCCGGCCGCCTGGAAGAGGTCCCCGAGGATCTCGGCTACGCACTGCTGGCGCTGCGCGACGCAGCGCGCACCGTGATCTCGGCCCTTGGTGCCACGCGCGACAAGTCCGTGCAGGACGAGGACGCCGTCCGCAAGCAGGCCCTGGCATCGGTGGAGACGATCCACGGCGTCGCCGAGCGGATCACCCAGGGCTCGGAGTACGACGTCGTCTGGTACGAGCGCCATGACCGCTTCGGCGCTTCCCTGCGGGTCGCACCGCTCTCCGTCTCGGGGCTGCTGCGGGAGAAGCTCTTCACCGAGCGGTCCGTCGTCCTGACCTCCGCCACGCTCAAACTCGGCGGGGACTTCAACGGGGTGGGGGCCTCGCTCGGCCTGGCTCCCGAAGGCACCGCGGGCGACGACCTTCCGCAGTGGAAGGGGCTCGACGTCGGCTCACCGTTCGACTACCCGAAGCAGGGCATCCTGTACGTCGCCAGGCATCTGGCCACACCGGGGCGGGAGAGCTCCCGCACCGACATGCTGGACGAGCTCGCCGAGCTGGTGGAGGCGGCGGGCGGGCGCACCCTCGGGCTGTTCTCCTCGATGCGGGCGGCCCAGGCCGCCGCGGAGGAGCTGCGCGGCAGGCTGGACAAGCCGATCCTGCTGCAGGGCGAGGAGACGCTGGGCGAGCTGATCAAGAACTTCGCCGCCGATCCCGAGACCTGCCTCTTCGGCACGCTGTCGCTCTGGCAGGGCGTCGATGTGCCGGGCGCCAGCTGCCAGCTGGTGATCATGGACCGGATCCCGTTCCCCCGCCCCGACGATCCGCTGATGAGCGCGCGCCAGAAGGCGGTCGAGGAAGCGGGCGGCAATGGATTCATGGCCGTCGCGGCGACGCACGCCGCGCTGCTGATGGCCCAGGGAGCGGGCCGGCTGGTCCGGGCCACGGGCGACAAGGGCGTGGTCGCCGTCCTCGATCCGCGCCTGGCCAACGCCCGGTACGGCAGCTATCTCCGGGCCTCGCTGCCCGACTTCTGGTACACCACCGACCGGAACCAGGCGCGCCGCTCACTCGCGGCGATCGACGCGGCGGCCAAGGCCGACGGCAAGTAG
- a CDS encoding IucA/IucC family protein: MPKYPASHDSAESAELLSTPELNRTVWDGAAARLLAKMLGQFAYEEVIEPVAQAGGDDTYTLALDDGKTLVFRARRGVYGSWRVVPDSILEMPGSAPGTPDDARPDGGPATGPGAGAVPFRDPLQFLVRARRLLDIDGATLGHLIREITTTLTADARLDHTALPAARLAELDYAELEGHQTGHPWLVANKGRLGFSAADAARHTPEARRPLTLPWIAVSTRIAAYRGVAALAGPEQLYTQELDPPVRESFAAALRTRGLDPGSYLFLPVHPWQWDEWIVPVFAPAIAAGDIVALHSDPDLRLPQQSIRTFSNVARPDRHTVKLPLSILNTLVWRGLPTERTLAAPAVTAWVHGLRDQDAFLRDTCRVILLGEVASVTVEHPLYDYLPEAPYQFKEILGAIWREPVQPRLAPGERARTLASLLHTDPRGRAFTAELVARSGLTPTVWLTHLFAALLPPLLHFLYRYGTVFSPHGENAIVVFDDQDVPVRLAIKDFVDDVNISARPLPEHETMPEDVRRTLLTEEPSFLTQFIHSGLFIGVFRFLSPLCEEQLGVPEADFWSLVRAEILRHHARFPELKERFEMFDLLTPRIERLCLNRNRLHVDGYRDRPKRPHAAIHGTVPNPLHPAAGVRE; this comes from the coding sequence GTGCCGAAATATCCCGCGAGCCATGATTCAGCGGAGTCCGCCGAGCTGCTCAGTACGCCAGAACTGAACCGGACGGTCTGGGACGGAGCCGCCGCCCGACTGCTCGCGAAGATGCTCGGCCAATTCGCCTACGAAGAAGTCATCGAACCGGTCGCGCAGGCCGGCGGAGACGATACGTACACCCTCGCTCTCGACGACGGGAAAACCCTCGTCTTCCGTGCCCGGCGGGGCGTGTACGGAAGCTGGCGCGTCGTCCCGGACTCGATTCTGGAAATGCCGGGGAGCGCCCCCGGGACGCCGGACGACGCGAGGCCCGACGGCGGCCCGGCCACCGGGCCGGGCGCCGGGGCAGTGCCCTTCCGCGATCCGCTCCAGTTCCTCGTCCGCGCCCGCCGTCTCCTCGACATCGACGGCGCCACCCTCGGACACCTCATCCGGGAGATCACCACCACCCTCACTGCCGACGCCCGGCTCGATCACACCGCGCTCCCCGCCGCCCGCCTGGCCGAGCTCGACTACGCCGAGCTGGAAGGCCACCAGACCGGCCACCCCTGGCTCGTCGCCAACAAAGGCCGACTAGGGTTCTCCGCCGCCGACGCCGCCCGCCACACCCCCGAGGCCCGCAGGCCCCTCACGCTGCCGTGGATCGCGGTCTCCACGAGGATCGCCGCCTACCGCGGAGTGGCCGCCCTGGCCGGCCCGGAGCAGCTGTACACGCAGGAGCTCGACCCGCCGGTCCGTGAATCCTTCGCCGCCGCGCTCCGTACCCGCGGCCTCGATCCCGGCAGCTACCTCTTCCTTCCCGTGCATCCCTGGCAGTGGGACGAATGGATCGTTCCGGTCTTCGCCCCCGCCATTGCCGCCGGTGACATCGTCGCGCTCCACTCCGACCCGGACCTCAGACTGCCGCAGCAGTCCATCCGCACCTTCAGCAACGTGGCCCGCCCCGACCGGCACACCGTCAAGCTGCCCCTGTCGATCCTCAACACGCTGGTCTGGCGCGGACTGCCCACCGAACGCACCCTCGCCGCCCCCGCCGTCACCGCCTGGGTCCACGGCCTGCGCGACCAGGACGCCTTCCTGCGGGACACCTGCCGGGTCATCCTGCTCGGCGAAGTGGCCTCGGTGACGGTCGAGCATCCGCTTTACGACTACCTTCCCGAGGCCCCGTACCAGTTCAAGGAGATCCTCGGCGCGATCTGGCGCGAACCCGTCCAGCCGCGGCTCGCACCGGGCGAGCGGGCCCGGACCCTCGCCTCGCTGCTCCACACCGATCCGCGGGGCCGCGCCTTCACGGCCGAGCTCGTCGCCCGCTCCGGGCTGACCCCCACCGTCTGGCTGACGCACCTCTTCGCCGCGCTGCTGCCGCCGCTGCTGCACTTCCTCTACCGGTACGGCACGGTCTTCTCCCCGCACGGCGAGAACGCCATCGTGGTCTTCGACGACCAGGACGTACCGGTGCGCCTGGCGATCAAGGACTTCGTCGACGACGTCAACATCAGCGCCCGCCCGCTGCCGGAGCACGAGACGATGCCCGAGGACGTCCGCCGGACCCTGCTCACCGAGGAACCCTCCTTCCTCACCCAGTTCATCCACTCCGGACTGTTCATCGGCGTGTTCCGCTTCCTCTCCCCGCTGTGCGAGGAACAGCTGGGGGTCCCGGAGGCCGATTTCTGGTCACTCGTCCGCGCCGAGATCCTGCGCCATCACGCCCGCTTTCCCGAGCTCAAGGAGCGGTTCGAGATGTTCGACCTGCTGACACCCCGCATTGAACGCCTCTGTCTGAACCGCAACCGCCTGCACGTCGACGGATACCGGGACCGCCCCAAGCGCCCGCACGCGGCCATCCACGGGACCGTTCCCAACCCGCTCCACCCCGCCGCCGGTGTCCGGGAGTGA
- a CDS encoding GNAT family N-acetyltransferase — protein MAPADAHTDAGTGPAPQADTGAEDTLDLELSEEVLALFGEDPPDTEAPHLPPGALASPASSVPGGAGPAARARPAISRAAASDLLDHPADWRPVATPAGVFQLVPVRLERDLAVLTRWMNDPAVTAFWELAGPEAVTAAHLRPQLEGDGRSVPCLGVLAGIPMSYWEIYRADLDPLARHYPARPQDTGIHLLIGGVHNRGHGVGTTLLRAVADLVLDNRPRCARVVAEPDLRNTPSVSAFLSAGFRFSAELELPEKRAALMVRERIHRAQL, from the coding sequence GTGGCTCCCGCCGATGCGCACACCGACGCCGGGACCGGCCCTGCCCCGCAGGCCGACACAGGTGCCGAGGACACCCTGGACCTGGAGCTCTCCGAAGAAGTCCTCGCGCTGTTCGGGGAAGACCCCCCGGACACCGAAGCACCGCACCTGCCGCCCGGCGCGCTCGCGTCACCCGCGTCGTCCGTCCCGGGCGGCGCGGGCCCGGCGGCGCGCGCCCGCCCGGCCATCAGCAGGGCGGCCGCCTCCGACCTGCTCGACCACCCGGCCGACTGGCGACCGGTCGCCACCCCGGCCGGAGTCTTCCAACTGGTCCCCGTACGGCTCGAACGCGATCTCGCCGTACTGACCCGCTGGATGAACGACCCGGCCGTCACGGCCTTCTGGGAGCTCGCCGGACCGGAAGCCGTCACGGCCGCCCATCTGCGCCCCCAGCTGGAGGGCGACGGGCGCAGCGTCCCCTGTCTCGGCGTGCTGGCGGGCATCCCCATGAGCTACTGGGAGATCTACCGGGCCGATCTCGACCCGCTGGCACGTCACTACCCGGCCCGTCCGCAGGACACCGGAATCCACCTGCTCATCGGTGGTGTGCACAACCGCGGACACGGCGTCGGCACCACCCTGTTGCGGGCCGTCGCCGACCTCGTGCTCGACAACCGCCCCCGGTGCGCCCGCGTTGTCGCCGAGCCCGATCTGCGCAACACCCCATCCGTCTCAGCATTTCTGAGTGCCGGTTTCCGCTTCTCCGCAGAACTCGAACTTCCCGAAAAAAGGGCCGCTCTGATGGTCCGCGAACGAATCCATCGTGCCCAACTGTGA